tttccaagtaggaccacaaatgctctattggattaaggtcaggtgaatttgggggccaagacataccttgaaagtcactggaatgttcctcgaaccaatccatgacgattcgacccttatgacgtGCATTATCCCGTTGGTGAACACCATCCCCAGCAGGAAAAACTGtggccatgaatgggtgaagctggtctgcaactatgttcaagtagcttacagacgtcaagAATTGTTCTAGGAGGATTATGGGttctaatgtgccccatgaaaacattattcctgggcgagaaaccatgaaaacctgggcgagctcattgttatagatggagggtggtcataatgtattGACTCTTCGGTGTAGATgcaattaagataaaattaagatGAATCAAGAAAAAGAGATAGATGAAATTGAGATGTTGGAAATTTCGTTGCGttcattaaaactaaagaaTTCATAAGAAGTGAAAATatctgacattttttaaatcaaaatgatccaagttttaaatattttatttaaatattagattatattgaatttttttaaatgtatttattttttagtttatatagtAAATAAGAAGATGCATATGTATTATTATGCTATTTTACATAAGTTACATTTTCATACACCTCGATATTCCGACTTCCAGCTTTTAACGATAATTTGTGACTAGTCTAGCGAAGGTTGTTAAATTGATGTTCTACTGTATTATTTGTTGTACTATGATTTAATATCTGTAcggtttaaaacttttttaataacagaatttttttaaacgtagaATCTTCTAAGAAGAGCTGGGAAGCCTATTAGTTGGAAATGGAATGAAAATCTTCTAAAAACATCCGACGCTTTTAGAAGAAGAAGGTTTCTGGGTGACGAATCTTCTCAGCCCTGGTGGAAAGAAATCCACTCTGACACGCAAGATTTCGCATCTAGTGGTTCTGCCACGAATCCTCTCACTTCTGCAGAAGATACTCTTTCAGAAAAACTGCAACACACTCCACCTTTCGACAGTTTGGAGAATCTTCCAGCACCACTTGCTCGAATCGAATCCGAGGAGGTCAAACTACATCCTCACCGTGAAATCGAAGAGCCTTTGCTTGGAGAGGTCATCATTGATGAACTGCATAGACCCTCTAAGCTTGAACTTGAGTCTGCGACAAAACGATTAAAGGATATATCTTCCAATTCCTTAACGGGGCAGGTTACGTCATCTGTGGAATATGTTGTACCATCCATAGAACTTGTGGAGCCTCATGTTGAGTATGCCAATCCATTTGAAGTAATAACAACAACCCCTTCGATTATACCAGAGGTAGAATATGTGGAGCCATCTGTGGAGTTCGTGGAACCCGTGATTGAATACGATCCCCGGAACAATTTTTCGGAAAACTATAGTATTGTTTCTTTTGGAGATGAAGGATCCGGCTTGGAGGATGAATCGTTTTCCGATGAAAATTTACCAGTTGAGGAATCCATTAGAATTGGCCGTAAGGAACTTCTCCGATTATACAGTCACAAAGAAGATAAACGCTCTTATTTAACTAAATCTCATTCTGAATCAGAAAAATCAGAGAGATTCAGTACGAAAAGGCGTTTCTATAGACATCAGCCAATAATTGGTGTCCCGGAAGAAAGTTACCCAACACTGGAAATTTTGCCTGTTGTCCACTTTGCCTGTGAAGAGTATGCAGAACCAGGGTACTATGCAGATATATCTTCTAGATGTCAAGTAagcattaaaatacaaataattaaacaaatataatacaaataattaaatataatacaaataattaaacaaatgattaaacaaacttttaacaaataattaaacaaatataagtaATAGGTTTATCTTTAATCCGAATTTTCTAAAGTTCagcttgaaaatttattttaaaagcaatctaCAGGTTTTCAAATTGTCAGAAAGcttttttccattcataatttaataggCTCTGTCGAACTCGCTTATAGCGAACGCTAATCGCAATATAACTACAACTCTTTTTTGACCTCAACTTTCAATGGAGAAATActaagtttgtaattttaaacgcgactttttattgattaatatttttatattcttaaagatgacttaaatatttgcatatagctttcttttaattcttttctttcagaaattttgtatttcgtttttatttcattaaaggaaaataataccttatatttaagttaaaactaaataataccTAAGTTCAAACTTTCTTAGTTCGTCTTTCataatatgctttaattttttttctaaacactttaaaactttttgcagTCGGGTTTTTTATTAGGTTCTAAGGGTTAAATATAgttagatataattaaaataatattagttttcttagatattttaaaataaaggcatGTAACTAAACAGTCAATAATTAGTGAATGGGAGTTTTGTCgcatttaatttacataacaGATAAGttctgattttttcaaaaattaataaatatttctctgaGAATTctgattatgaaatattaaaatttttttcgttgcgctgtctcaaaattttactataatgttagaaatatttaaaataataaaaaagtaaagaaactaagagttcaaaatgaaataagatcATCTTATTAAAacgtagaaattttaaacttattcatttgaaaaatatttaatatgttacgctagtttacttttaattttggcaaaaaaaaacactcaaatatttaaatgctattaaagttaaaactttccaacgaaaaaataatattagataacTTACTTTCATTGCTTTCTGgtgaatatatttaatgcaattgaATTCGTTAAACctctaatagaaaaaaaaagcaaaacatatttgctcttcatagttaataaataatatcatgcaaaatttttaacaaataaataaataaattaatttcaaacttaccTGGCACAATTTGCTGTATTCGTTTGGATTCTATTTATCACAGCCAATGCAGCCATATTTTCCGTTGTATTTTATTGCCATCTCCAACAGGTATAcgacataatttaaatactaaatttgacttatttgaGCACCCAAATGCGCAAAAAACAgtcattataaattcaaatgaaacaaaGTATGAAACAAAAGATGTATAAAGaaaagcagaaataaaaataacagaccAGGCTCAATGATACTTCCGTATTCTAACTAGTCAACAAAATGGCTGCAGTTTACCCACGTGATCGGCAAAAGCCAATCAAAATCGAAAGCATCACAAAGGTCTAAAGGAAAAGAGTAACGCTACTTTATCTAGGTAATCCAAGGCTTTGGTAAGCGAGGTCGACTGTGCATTGGGCAGTATAGGACATCATTAGTTTTATCTTTGAGTGGCTGGTTGCCTTGAAAGGCTATTTGGTATTACTTAATTTTCAGGGCGACCATTATTAAAACGACGCCAAGAATAACACCAAGCTGGAATTATTCGCAGTTAGTTTGTGGTTTCCATATCTCCATGATTGCtttcaatattaaatcaaaaggcTTGTTTTTTCCATAGGAGTTTTGCCAAATGAATTCTGCAAGATAAGATTCTAGAAGATGACGAACCGTGCCCCTTTGAATTTTGTTCCTATAataaaaaagctctttttttgttggcaactttTCACAGTGTACCTCCACAAGCTTTCCTTTACATAGAGTTTCGTTTCGTGTCCATTTACGCATATTCGATAGCAAGGTAGTACCTATTTTCCTGGCAAAACGAAACGGTATCTTCCTCACTTTTCGGTAGATAAAAATTGTGCAGCCGGTTAAAGtttgaatagaaaatatttaagagaaatatggtgtacatatgattaaaataatatttaacttcagttttttaaaattttattttgaatgagcAGTTAATATGAagaatcttttatattttttgtttaaggtTTATGGTCtacatatgattaaaataattattaaatttcagtttttttaagtattaaagtttaattcGAAGGAATAGTTTGAATTAagaatcattgatttttttgcttatattactttttttccacaGATGTTCCATATATGCCACGATAATGGGATGAGGAGCTCTTTTTTATGTCCAGTTGGTACAGTATTCAATCAAGAATATCTAGTTTGTGATTGGTGGTATAACGTTGACTGCAGGAACTCGGTGCGGTATCACAGTCCTCTCAAAGCCTTAAATTCCAACAAAGAGCAACTACTGGCTTCTGGCTCTGGTACCAACAATGATCACGGAGTTTCATCACCAACAAATTCATCGTCCTACTTTTCTGATAAAAAGTCACCAATTGTgaagaaatttaacaatattactAATGAGACAATGAAACttaaatcaagcaaaaataaatttaacactcTTTCAAAGAAAGCTATAAATTATCCTATAGGATACGCTATCTTGTTGAGGGAGCATATAAAGTCGTCCGCTCAAAAACTGTCTGACCAAAGCCTTGACGCAAAAGAATCTGTGACGCTCGACAAAAAACCTGACACCATAGAATTTGTTGAAAACGTGAATGCCATCGTGAAATTCAAAAAACGACTGCGTTCACGACCAAAACCAAAAAATCATCTCCGACAAAAGCAGACATTTTTTGGAGGCACCAAACCATTCGCTGATATAAAAATTCCAAGCTCAGTTAAGCCTAAATCGAATACAAATGTCAAACAACGGGAGAATGATAGCTCTGAATACGAAACTAGTTTCAATGGATATAATGTGGAGAATATGACATTGTACCACATGGTGCCGAAAGTAGCGAAATTTTCTGCCGTTCACCGAGgcgatgaaagaaaaaatgaaaatttggaattattatCTCCTTCAAGGCAGAAGCATAATAACAGAAATAATACGATTTTTGATCATGCCTATTGGGAAAAAGTGTTTGCCGCGAATAATTTCTCCAGTACTTAcgacaataaattaaactacGATGTAGTTAAGAGTACGCTGAGTTACGTCGTATCAGAAACAAGTGAGATTGGTAGTAAAGTCTATAATTTGTATTCCAAATCTTCCTCAGAAACAAAGAACACCGATGAAAATCTGGCTCTGAAGTCTCCAGAGCAGTACTCTTTCGAGgaaacaattataaatgaaaGCCCGGTTAGTTTTATGAATCAACCGAGGGAAATAGAAAATATGGCTAGTAAAGTCAGGATAAAGATGGAATCAGGAAccgttaaaaattcattttttaaatacggagatagaataagtaaaataaacaaaccatCTCATTTCGAAAAACCTGAAGCTAAAGGGGAATTCAAAGAGTTCAAGACACACGTCGAAAAGAAACAGTCATCGCCTCGTAAGTTAGCATTGCAAGATATCCAAGTTCGCAACACAACGCAGTCTAATGGTAGAATACTGATTAGTGACGAATCAGTGATATCTAAAGACATTAAAAACGATTCagaagcaaataaaatacagaatagcatctttataaaagcaataaaagtgGATGATCATCATCAACCCGCATTTGCAGATAAAAATGTGACTCACAAAGTACCAGCTTATCTACATCAATAcgtaaaatacagaaataacgCTAGGCCTAACGAAAGTTACTTCTCAATCAGACGACATCCTGAATTAAGTCAAGATAACAAATTTCATTCGAATATAACTGCGGCATCGAATCAGAGTAAAAATAAAGCGCTGGATGAcgtaaaaaaactgtattacaTCGACTATGTAGATAATTTAAGCCCGCATAATCTGAGCAGCAAAGCTACTCCGAGCGACAAAGTTTACTATGTAACTAAAGTTTCTGAAATGGATTCCTATTTTCAGAATGTAACTAAAATCAATACCAGCAACGGTGGTTACAAAGTCAtcaagaaagttaaaattaaaagaccGTCACCTAGTTATTTCATGTTGCCAGAAAGAAATGATAAAACGCTAGGTGTTAAGAATGATCTAAAAACTATAAGGAACAGATGACTTTTAGTGGACGATAAGTAGTTTATAGGTCTGTTGCAACCTCAATGATACTCTCTCATTCTGTTACTAAGACTAAAAAGTGATAGAATCATACAGGGTGTTTTTTTAACAACCGACATTAAGAGTGTTTTCTGAAGCTTTCTCTTGCCAAAGTCAGTTTGAGTGTTTCAGACTCAAACCAAAGgtttacttttaaactatattaactATCTCCTTGAAAAGTATTGtcagcactttttttttgttaaaatcgcCAGTATGGCAAATTTTTCCATCAggatgaaaattgataaaattattgtgcatttaaaatgtttgtatatttttatgaatttaaataacacaGCGGAGTAAGTTTCCTAACATAAGTTCCCAAACGCTGTTTATTCACATTGATATTTTgcgtcattttcaaaattaaagtggAGAGAACTGTCAAAATAGGgacaaacatttaatataacagcaataaataactgttattatGTCACAACGTTTATGAAATTAGCaagttatttattgaaaagcattatttcaaataacagCAGAGTCATTTCAAATACATATTCGTAGAGTCCTAGA
The Parasteatoda tepidariorum isolate YZ-2023 chromosome 9, CAS_Ptep_4.0, whole genome shotgun sequence genome window above contains:
- the LOC107438369 gene encoding protein PF3D7_1417600-like, which translates into the protein MKRISFVRSLFLLPVLNTVSSFQLSSENLLRRAGKPISWKWNENLLKTSDAFRRRRFLGDESSQPWWKEIHSDTQDFASSGSATNPLTSAEDTLSEKLQHTPPFDSLENLPAPLARIESEEVKLHPHREIEEPLLGEVIIDELHRPSKLELESATKRLKDISSNSLTGQVTSSVEYVVPSIELVEPHVEYANPFEVITTTPSIIPEVEYVEPSVEFVEPVIEYDPRNNFSENYSIVSFGDEGSGLEDESFSDENLPVEESIRIGRKELLRLYSHKEDKRSYLTKSHSESEKSERFSTKRRFYRHQPIIGVPEESYPTLEILPVVHFACEEYAEPGYYADISSRCQMFHICHDNGMRSSFLCPVGTVFNQEYLVCDWWYNVDCRNSVRYHSPLKALNSNKEQLLASGSGTNNDHGVSSPTNSSSYFSDKKSPIVKKFNNITNETMKLKSSKNKFNTLSKKAINYPIGYAILLREHIKSSAQKLSDQSLDAKESVTLDKKPDTIEFVENVNAIVKFKKRLRSRPKPKNHLRQKQTFFGGTKPFADIKIPSSVKPKSNTNVKQRENDSSEYETSFNGYNVENMTLYHMVPKVAKFSAVHRGDERKNENLELLSPSRQKHNNRNNTIFDHAYWEKVFAANNFSSTYDNKLNYDVVKSTLSYVVSETSEIGSKVYNLYSKSSSETKNTDENLALKSPEQYSFEETIINESPVSFMNQPREIENMASKVRIKMESGTVKNSFFKYGDRISKINKPSHFEKPEAKGEFKEFKTHVEKKQSSPRKLALQDIQVRNTTQSNGRILISDESVISKDIKNDSEANKIQNSIFIKAIKVDDHHQPAFADKNVTHKVPAYLHQYVKYRNNARPNESYFSIRRHPELSQDNKFHSNITAASNQSKNKALDDVKKLYYIDYVDNLSPHNLSSKATPSDKVYYVTKVSEMDSYFQNVTKINTSNGGYKVIKKVKIKRPSPSYFMLPERNDKTLGVKNDLKTIRNR